The Terriglobia bacterium genome contains the following window.
CCCGGCGCTCATGGACGGCGGGCGGGTGACCGCGCCGCGCGTGGCAATCTTCGGGCTACACGGGGACTGGGTAGTCGAGAATCGGGGCATCGCGCCGGATATTGAAGTGGAAAACGATCCGGCGTCGGTGGCCGCGGGGCGCGATCCGCAACTCGAACGCGCCGTGCAGGTGACCCTCGAGGCCCTGCGCAAGAATCCGGTGGTCCTTCCGGAACGTCCGCCCTATCCCGATTACCACAAGAGGTAAGCAGGAGGCCCCCGTGGAGCGAATTCCACCGGGGGCCTTTTCAGTTCGTCGCGGATTTGCGCAGAGATTTGGACAGCAGCCAGGGGAGAAGTTTGGCTTCGGCGTAAGCCTTGTCCCAGGAGTTGTGGGCCACGCCGGGATACTCCGTATAGTGCACCTCGGCGCCCACGGCCTGCATGGCCTCCGCCATATGGCGCGATTCCGCCACGTCAATCACGTCATCCGCGTCACCATGAAAAAGCCAGACGGGCGTGTGGCCGATCTTCCTCGCCACGTCGGCGAACGGGTCGGGCGCGGTTGAGACCGCCGGAAGCGGCACGGTTTTCGGTGCGCGCACGCCGCCGCAGACCGGCGCGATAGCGGCAAAGAGGCCCGGGTTGCGAGAGGCCAGATACCAAGTGCCATAGCCGCCCATCGAAAGCCCCGTCAAGTACACGCGATCCGGATCACCGCGGAACTGCTGCATGGACTGGCGGAGAGCGGTGAGGGCCAGCTTTTCCATGCGCGGCTCGATCCAGGTGGCGTCTTCGGGGCAGCGGGGGAAAACGATGATGGCCTGCGGCGGCATCTGATAGCCGAGAAATAGGCGGGCCAGGACGGATTCGCTGCTCCCTGCAGGGTATTGCCCGCGATGCCCGATGCCATGCAGAAAGAGGATGACCGGCCACTTCTTCTGTTTCGTCCAGGTCTCTGGAACGTAGACTTCGTAGCGGTAGGAGAGGCCCTCGACAACGGCGCTGCGAAAGAGGATTCCGGTTTGCGGCTTGGCGGCGCGAAACGATGCGGCGCAAGAAAACGCCAGAAGAAGAGCGCTGAAGAGAAAAAATCGGCGTGTCGTGAGCCGTAGCATGGCTTTTGCCGGGGTGTAGTATATGCGATGCGGTGGAGAAGATTCAGATTTCGTGTGCAGAGAAGCTGTTGTGAGTATGGCGCCGGGGGCTGTGGTACTTTGAGGGGCTTGGAGGGCTATGCCGGAGCTTCCGGAAGTCGAGACGGTGGCGCGGGGGTTGCGCCCGGTGATTGTGGGGCGGCGGATCGTGTCCGTGGCGCTGGGGAAGACGGATTTCATGGACGATCCGGCGGCGATCGAGGAGCAATTGCCGGGGCGGCGGATCGAGGCGGTGGAGCGGTACGGAAAATTCCTGCTGCTGCGGCTTTCGGCGCGAAACGTGGATGGGGCGCCGGCGGCGCTGATGGTGCATCTGGGGATGACCGGGCATTTGGCGGCGCTGGCGGCGGCGCAGCCGTGGGGGAAGCATACGCACGCGTGTTTCGTGCTGGATGACGGACGGGAACTGCGCTACACGGACCCGCGGCGGTTCGGGCGGATGGCGCTCTTCACGGAGGCGGCGCTGGCCGTGGAGGTGGCGCCGCTGGGTGCGGATCCTCTGGAGGTTGGAGAGGCGGAATTCTGCGAGCGGATCCGCTCGCGGGGGGCGCGGATCAAGGCGCTGCTGCTGGATCAGCACGTGCTGCGCGGGGTGGGGAATATCTACGCGGATGAGAGCTTGTGGCGGGCGCGGATTCATCCGGCACAGACGGGCGCTCGGCTGACGCGGGCGCAAGCGGCGGAGTTGCGGCGGACGCTGCAGGAGATTCTGCGGCGGGCGATTGCGCTGCGTGGATCGTCGATTTCCGATTATCTGGACGCGGAGGGTCGGCAGGGAGAATATCAGCGGCGCCACCGCGCGTACGGGCGGGAGGGGAAGCCGTGCCCGCGCTGCAAGGCGGCGATCCGGAGGATGGTGGTGGCGGGGCGGAGTAGTTTTTTTTGCCCGCGCTGCCAGCGGGCGCCAAGAAGACGGCGGCGGGGCCGTGCGAAGCGGGCCGGTTGAGATCCTTTCCGACAGGAGTCGGAATCTTCGATCGGTCTGCAAAGAACGCAGCCCTCAGGATGACAAGATAAGAAGAAGGGCAGCGGGTAGCTAGCAGGGGATGGCTGGCGCGATTTCCGAGAAGACGGTTTGCGCGATTTCGGGGAGGAAGAATGAATTCACGGCGAGCAGCGGGAGTGTGTTTAGCGGTGGCGATGGTGCTGCTGGGGGTGCGCTCGGGAGCGGCGCGGCCGGCGGGGGAGGAGGCCAGCGCGTTCGCCGCGGCCGATGCGAAGATCCTCGCGGAAATTGGTGAGCACAGCCAGGTGATGGAAAACCTGGAATATCTCTCCGACCGGATCGGGCCGCGGCTGACGGGGTCGGCGCAGTTGCAGCAGGCCAACGAGTGGACGGCGGAGATGTTCCGGGGCTACGGGCTGACGAACGTGCACCAGGAGCCGTGGACGATCGCGCGCGGGTGGACGCGGGGCACGGCGCGGGCGCGCGTGGTGAGCCCGACGGAGCACCCGCTGACGATCGCGGCGGCGGGCTGGTCGCCGAGCACGAACGGGGCGGTGCGCGGGCCGGTGGTGTACGTGGACGCCGCGAAGAAGGAAGATTTCGATAAATTCCGGGGCAAGCTGAAAGGCGCGGTGGTGATTTATCAGGAGCCGAGGAGCCTTTCGCCGGCGGCGCCGGCCGACCCGTACGGCGAGCTGGTGCATCCGATGCAAAAGCCGCCGGCGCGGCCCGGGGAGCCGGCGCTGGCTTCGCCCTACGCGGTGTATTTGGAGATGGCGCGGGCGCGGACGCAGTTTTTCAAGCAGGAAGGCGTGGCGGTGGTGCTGCGGGATTCGAGCAAGCCGCACGGGCTGCTGAACATGGGCGGGATCGGCGGGGAGAACTACGAGGTGGGGGCGATACCCACGGCGTTCGTTACCGGGGAAGGCTACCGGCTGCTCTGGCGGATGGTGAAGCACGGCGCGGTGGAAGCGGAGATCGAAATCAGCAATTCGTTCAGCGAGAAGCCGGTGGAAGTGTACAACACGGTGGCGGAGATCCGCGGGACGGTGAAGCCGGACGAGGTGGTGATTCTGGGAGCGCATCTGGATTCGTGGGACCTGGGGACGGGTGCGACGGACGATGGAACGGGGGCGATGGCGGTGCTGGAAGCGGCGCGGGCGCTGGCGAAGACGGGGCTGAGGCCGAAACGGACGATCCGATTTGTGTTGTTCAGCGGAGAAGAGCAGGGGCTGGTGGGGTCGAAGAAATATGTGGAAGCGCACCAGAACGAGCTGGGGAAAATCTCCGGCGTGCTGGTGCACGACACGGGAACGGGGCATGTATTGACGCTGGGGTTGCACGACAACTACCAGGACCGGGAGATCGTGGACCAGGTGCTGGAGCCGCTGGGGGCGTTGAAACTGCAGGAGCCCAGCATGGCGCGACAGTTCGGAACGGACCACGCGTCGTTTAACGAAGCGGGCGTGCCGGGATTCTGGGTGGTGCAGAACGAAGCGGAATATCGGAACACGCATCACAGCCAGTCGGATACGTTCGATAAGGCGTGGAAGGACGATTTGATCGAGGGCGCACAGGTGCTGGCGACGTGGGCCTACAACACGGCGGAGCTGCCGGGGATGCTGCCGCGGCGGGCTGTGGCGAGGAGCGCGCCGAACGAGGCCAAGAGCGTGGCGGCGGCGCCGGATGCGGTGGCCGCGGTGGACACGAAGATCCTGGCGCAGGTGAAGGCGGACCAGGGGGAGCTGCGCGCGAACCTGCAGTACTTGACAGACCGCATCGGGCCGCGGCTGACGGGTTCCGCGAAGCTGGATGCGGCGAGCCACTGGACCGAGGAGAAGTTCAAGAGTTACGGGCTGGAGAACGTGCACCTGGAGCCATGGACGGTGGGCGCGGCGTGGAAGCGGGGAACGGCGCGGGGGCGGGTCGTGGAGCCGGTGGAGCAGGAGCTGACGGTGGAGTCCTACGGCTGGTCGCCGAGCACCAAGGGCGTGGTGCGCGGGAACGTGATCGGGATCAAGGCGCTGAAGCCGGAGGAGCTGGAGCAGTACCGGGGCAAGTTGAAGGGCGCGATCGTGTTGGTGGGGACGCCGACGGATCTGAAGATGCCGGAAAACCCGCTGCTGACGCCGTTTGACGAGATGTCCATTCCGATCGCGACGCCGCGCGTGGCGGGGGAGAAATTCAACCTGGAGACATATATCCGGATGCGGAACGCGTTGCTCAAGATGCTGCAGGAGGAAGGAGCGGCGGTGGCGTTGCTGCCCTCTGACAAGTGGTACGCGCTGCCCAACATTTCCACGGCCTCGCGGGAGTACGCTCCGGGTCCGGTGCCGATGGCTTCGCTCACGCTGGAGAATCATCATTTGCTGTGGCGGCTGCTGGAGAGCGGGCCGGTGCAGGCGGAGGTGGAGATCAAGAACAGGTTCAGCAAGAAGCCGGTGGAGGTGTACAACACGGTGGCGGAAATCCGGGGGAGCGAGAAGCCGGACGAGGTGGTAATCATCGGAGCGCACCTGGATTCCTGGGATTTGGGCACGGGAGCGACGGACAACGGCACAGGGTCGATGGCCGTGCTGGAGGCGGCACGGGCGCTGCAGCGCGCGGGGGTGAAGCCGAAACGGACGATCCGGTTCGTGCTGTTCAGCGGGGAAGAGCAGGGGCTGAACGGGTCAAAGGCCTACGTGGCGGCGCACAAGGAGGAGCTGGGGAAGATCTCCGGGGTGCTGGTGCACGACAGCGGGACAGGGCGGGTGCTGACAATCGGGCTGATGCACAACTACGGCGTGCGCGAAACGATGGACCGCGTGCTGTATCCGCTAGCGCAGAGCGATGGTCTGGTCGAGCCCAGCCTGCGCAACGAAGGCGGCAGCGACCACGTGCCGTTCGACGCGGCGGGGGTGCCGGGGTTCTGGTGCGTGCAGGAGAACGGGGATTACGACCGCACCCACCACTCGGCGGCGGACACGCTGGACCGCGTGGACTTTGACGCGTTGAGCGAGGGCGCGCAGGTGCTGGCGGTGTGGGCGTACAACGTGGCGGAGCTGCCGGAGATGCTGGCGCGCAAGGCGGCGCCGGCGGCGGAGAATAAGAAGCACTGAGGGAGAGAGCGTGCGAGCTGTGGTGCAGCGTGTAAGCCGGGCGAGCGTCCGCGTGGAGAGCCGCGTGACCGGGGAGACCGGGGCGGGGCTGCTGATTCTCCTGGGCGTGGGGCGGGAGGACACGCCGGCGGTGGCGGCGGCGTTTGCGGAGAAGATCGCGAACCTGCGGATCTTCGAGGACGAGCAGGGGAAGATGAACCGTTCGCTGTTGGAGACGGGTGGCGGGGCCCTGGTGGTTTCGCAGTTCACTTTGTACGGGGACGCGCGGGGGCAGCGGCGGCCGAGTTTTCTCAACGCGGCGCCTCCGGAGCTGGCGCGCAGTTTGTACGAGGAATTTGCGGGGAAGCTGCGGGCGCTGGGCGTGACGGTGGGCACGGGCGTGTTTCAGGCGATGATGTCGGTGGAGCTGGTGAATGAAGGGCCGGTCACGATCCTTCTCGATTCGGACAAGACGTTCTAACGGGCGCGGCA
Protein-coding sequences here:
- a CDS encoding dienelactone hydrolase family protein is translated as MLRLTTRRFFLFSALLLAFSCAASFRAAKPQTGILFRSAVVEGLSYRYEVYVPETWTKQKKWPVILFLHGIGHRGQYPAGSSESVLARLFLGYQMPPQAIIVFPRCPEDATWIEPRMEKLALTALRQSMQQFRGDPDRVYLTGLSMGGYGTWYLASRNPGLFAAIAPVCGGVRAPKTVPLPAVSTAPDPFADVARKIGHTPVWLFHGDADDVIDVAESRHMAEAMQAVGAEVHYTEYPGVAHNSWDKAYAEAKLLPWLLSKSLRKSATN
- the mutM gene encoding bifunctional DNA-formamidopyrimidine glycosylase/DNA-(apurinic or apyrimidinic site) lyase — its product is MPELPEVETVARGLRPVIVGRRIVSVALGKTDFMDDPAAIEEQLPGRRIEAVERYGKFLLLRLSARNVDGAPAALMVHLGMTGHLAALAAAQPWGKHTHACFVLDDGRELRYTDPRRFGRMALFTEAALAVEVAPLGADPLEVGEAEFCERIRSRGARIKALLLDQHVLRGVGNIYADESLWRARIHPAQTGARLTRAQAAELRRTLQEILRRAIALRGSSISDYLDAEGRQGEYQRRHRAYGREGKPCPRCKAAIRRMVVAGRSSFFCPRCQRAPRRRRRGRAKRAG
- a CDS encoding M20/M25/M40 family metallo-hydrolase, whose amino-acid sequence is MNSRRAAGVCLAVAMVLLGVRSGAARPAGEEASAFAAADAKILAEIGEHSQVMENLEYLSDRIGPRLTGSAQLQQANEWTAEMFRGYGLTNVHQEPWTIARGWTRGTARARVVSPTEHPLTIAAAGWSPSTNGAVRGPVVYVDAAKKEDFDKFRGKLKGAVVIYQEPRSLSPAAPADPYGELVHPMQKPPARPGEPALASPYAVYLEMARARTQFFKQEGVAVVLRDSSKPHGLLNMGGIGGENYEVGAIPTAFVTGEGYRLLWRMVKHGAVEAEIEISNSFSEKPVEVYNTVAEIRGTVKPDEVVILGAHLDSWDLGTGATDDGTGAMAVLEAARALAKTGLRPKRTIRFVLFSGEEQGLVGSKKYVEAHQNELGKISGVLVHDTGTGHVLTLGLHDNYQDREIVDQVLEPLGALKLQEPSMARQFGTDHASFNEAGVPGFWVVQNEAEYRNTHHSQSDTFDKAWKDDLIEGAQVLATWAYNTAELPGMLPRRAVARSAPNEAKSVAAAPDAVAAVDTKILAQVKADQGELRANLQYLTDRIGPRLTGSAKLDAASHWTEEKFKSYGLENVHLEPWTVGAAWKRGTARGRVVEPVEQELTVESYGWSPSTKGVVRGNVIGIKALKPEELEQYRGKLKGAIVLVGTPTDLKMPENPLLTPFDEMSIPIATPRVAGEKFNLETYIRMRNALLKMLQEEGAAVALLPSDKWYALPNISTASREYAPGPVPMASLTLENHHLLWRLLESGPVQAEVEIKNRFSKKPVEVYNTVAEIRGSEKPDEVVIIGAHLDSWDLGTGATDNGTGSMAVLEAARALQRAGVKPKRTIRFVLFSGEEQGLNGSKAYVAAHKEELGKISGVLVHDSGTGRVLTIGLMHNYGVRETMDRVLYPLAQSDGLVEPSLRNEGGSDHVPFDAAGVPGFWCVQENGDYDRTHHSAADTLDRVDFDALSEGAQVLAVWAYNVAELPEMLARKAAPAAENKKH
- the dtd gene encoding D-tyrosyl-tRNA(Tyr) deacylase, giving the protein MRAVVQRVSRASVRVESRVTGETGAGLLILLGVGREDTPAVAAAFAEKIANLRIFEDEQGKMNRSLLETGGGALVVSQFTLYGDARGQRRPSFLNAAPPELARSLYEEFAGKLRALGVTVGTGVFQAMMSVELVNEGPVTILLDSDKTF